The Haloarcula limicola genomic sequence CTGGCGTGGGGCGTGAACCTGCCCGCTCGCTGCGTCGTCATCCGCGACACCAAACTGCACGACCCGCTGGAGGGCGAGGTGGACATGAGCCCGCTCGACGTCCTCCAGATGCTCGGCCGGGCGGGACGGCCGGGCTACGACGACATGGGCTACGCGTGGGTGGTCTGTGACCGCTCGGACGCCGACAAGTACCGCCGACTCCTGCGTGACGGCAAGGAGATCGAGTCCCGACTGGCCGCCGAACTGGACGCTCATCTCAACGCCGAGATCGCGCTGGGAACCATCGGCGACGTGGACGACGTGATGGACTGGCTGGAAACCACGTTCTACTACGCCCGCGCCCAGTCCGCGCCCGAGGAGTACGACGCCGGGAGCGACCTGCGAGAGCGCGTCAGCGCGACGCTCTCGGAACTGGTCGCCGACGGCTTCGTGGAACAGGACGGGCTCCGCATCGAACCGACGCGGCTGGGCCACCTCGCCTCGAAGTTCTACCTCCGACTGGAGACCGCCCGCCGCTTCGCCGACCTCGCCGAACGCTGCGAAGCGGAGACGGGCGCAGAAGCGGGGACGGGCGACGGCTCGGCGGCCATCGACGCGGACGACCTCCTCCGCACCGTCGCGGGCGCGACCGAGTTCGACAGCGTCAGCGCCCGGTCGGACGAGCAGGACGCCGTGAACGCGGTCTTGGGGAGCGAGGAGGACGAACTCGACGCCGGCCAGCGGAAGGTGCTCGCCATCCTCCGCTCGGGGATGACCGGGACGACGCCCACCGAGCTCAAGAGCGACGCGTGGGTCATCCGGCAGAACGCCTTGCGGCTGCTGGCCGCGCTGCGGGAGTTCCTCGACAACCTCGCGCCGGCCCGTTTCGCCAACCTCGCCTGCCGGGTCGAGGCCCGCGTCGAGCACGGCATCAGCGCCGACGCGGTGGGTCTGACCGCCATCGACGGCGTCGGCTCCGGCCGGGCGAACAAACTCGCTGCGAAGGGCCTCCGGTCGCCCGCCGACGTGCTGAAGACGGGCGTCTCGGGCCTCGAATCGGCGGGCCTCTCCGAGGGCGTCGCAGAGCAGGTCGTCGCTAACGCGCGGGACCTCCCCGTCGTCGTCGTGGACTGGGGCGAGTTCCCGGAAACGATTGCGCCGGGCGACCGCGAGCTGTGCGAAGTGACGGTCGCGAACAACGGCGGCGGCGCACGCGCGGGGCTGCGCGTCACGGTCAACGGCCGCGAGATGACCGCGAAACCGTCG encodes the following:
- a CDS encoding DEAD/DEAH box helicase: MAVEEVVADFADAFPFERFNKMQSAALPALLNREDNVVVSAPTASGKTALAELAICKTLAAGGTALFLAPLRALTNEKESEWERFEEMGYSVYVVTGERDLSPRRAERADILVMTPEKADSATRKHDTPRYSFITDVDCCVIDEVHLLDSDRRGAVLEVTVSRLRRLCDPRVVALSATMPNIRDVADWLDAPDETTFAFGDEYRPVPLNADVKTYSHGENAFADKYRRLYRALDLAEPHIRDEGQSLVFVSSRQDTVQAAKKARDELTERDIPMGARGDYDFHTDAAELSNDTLRQSVLDGVGFHHAGLSREDKNRVERWFKEGKIQLLFSTSTLAWGVNLPARCVVIRDTKLHDPLEGEVDMSPLDVLQMLGRAGRPGYDDMGYAWVVCDRSDADKYRRLLRDGKEIESRLAAELDAHLNAEIALGTIGDVDDVMDWLETTFYYARAQSAPEEYDAGSDLRERVSATLSELVADGFVEQDGLRIEPTRLGHLASKFYLRLETARRFADLAERCEAETGAEAGTGDGSAAIDADDLLRTVAGATEFDSVSARSDEQDAVNAVLGSEEDELDAGQRKVLAILRSGMTGTTPTELKSDAWVIRQNALRLLAALREFLDNLAPARFANLACRVEARVEHGISADAVGLTAIDGVGSGRANKLAAKGLRSPADVLKTGVSGLESAGLSEGVAEQVVANARDLPVVVVDWGEFPETIAPGDRELCEVTVANNGGGARAGLRVTVNGREMTAKPSYLGQTTLPVAVFGADADELTFTVEVTFPNRPLPPVTQSRTVRIR